CAAGACAAGGGTCGTGGTTTATGAATACTATCGTATGCATCCAAAGTATAAAAAGTTTGTTAAGAAAAAAACAAAATACTATGTTCACGATGAAAATAATGAGAGTAGGGTTGGGGACTTAGTGAAGATAAAATTTACAAGACCATTAAGCAAACTTAAGAGATGGAGACTTGTTGAGATAGTTGAAAAGTCTCAAAGAACAGAAGAGGCTAATGTTTAGGAGGTAGCCTATGGTTCAACTTACAACTTATCTTAATGTCGCAGATAATACTGGTGCTAAGGAAATTATGTGTATTAAGGTTCTTCCGGGTAGGAAGAAGTATGCCACCGTCGGAGATGTTATCATCGCTAGTGTTAAGAAAGCGTTACCTAATGGAATAGTCAAGAAAGGTGAAGTTGTGAAAGCAGTTGTTGTAAGGGTCAAAAAAGAGATAAGAAGACCTGAAGGTTCTTATGTTAGGTTTGATGATAACGCTGCAGTGATAATAGACAATTTTGGTATGCCTAGGGGAACGAGAGTCTTCGGTCCTGTTGCGAGAGAGTTAAGGTATAAGAATTTTACTAAAATTCTCTCACTTGCTCCAGAAGTTGTGTAGGGGGTAGTATGGCAAAGGAAAAAGTTAAAACAAGACTAAAGAAAGGAGATGTTGTTATCGTGATAGCTGGTAGAGACAAAGGTAAAATCGGTGAGATATTAGAAATAGATGGAGATAGAGCTTATGTCAAAGGGGTTAATATGGTGAAGAAGACCTTAAGAAAAACCAAAGATAATCCGAAAGGTGGGATAATTACAACTGAAGGTAAGATACACCTTTCAAACATAATGATATACAATAAAAAGATTGGTAAAGGTGATAGGATAGGTGTTAAGATTGTCAATGGCAAAAAAGTTAGAGTTTTCAAAAAAACTGGTGACTATATAGATAAAATCTAGGTGGAGGTAGAGTATGGCGAAGAAAAAGT
This is a stretch of genomic DNA from Spirochaetota bacterium. It encodes these proteins:
- the rpsQ gene encoding 30S ribosomal protein S17, encoding MGRVIYRVGKVVSDKMDKTRVVVYEYYRMHPKYKKFVKKKTKYYVHDENNESRVGDLVKIKFTRPLSKLKRWRLVEIVEKSQRTEEANV
- the rplN gene encoding 50S ribosomal protein L14; this translates as MVQLTTYLNVADNTGAKEIMCIKVLPGRKKYATVGDVIIASVKKALPNGIVKKGEVVKAVVVRVKKEIRRPEGSYVRFDDNAAVIIDNFGMPRGTRVFGPVARELRYKNFTKILSLAPEVV
- the rplX gene encoding 50S ribosomal protein L24, encoding MAKEKVKTRLKKGDVVIVIAGRDKGKIGEILEIDGDRAYVKGVNMVKKTLRKTKDNPKGGIITTEGKIHLSNIMIYNKKIGKGDRIGVKIVNGKKVRVFKKTGDYIDKI